In a genomic window of [Empedobacter] haloabium:
- a CDS encoding FimV/HubP family polar landmark protein, whose product MPAQKRSRIASFALHTMTCAVLGTALLGPAADAAGLGKLTVLSALGQPLRAEIELSAVTPEEAADLTARLAPAEAFKAANIDFNPALLNLRFEIEQRGGRHFIRVTSTQPVNEPFVDMLLELTWAKGRLVREYTFLLDPAEMRATQAPQVAAPVDVARGGQARQGTTTPGSSTAAPAQPATQPAAPTAQQRREEQNQPDVRVKRGDTLSEIATDIKPAGVSLDMMLVALFRANPEAFSGNNMNRLKSGTILSVPGADAVRSTTAREARRIVVAHAADFNAYRERLAGQVAASTPTKKPEAAQSATGKITTKVEERPTAVNEAKDQLKLSKAGEGSGKSGAAAAVEDKIAKDQQVADAAARVKELEKNVSDLEKLMTVKNEPAADAQGKAAVAQADKPAAAPPVPPPVDLTPQAPVKAPVTPPTVPAKPEPGLMDTVTENMPLIGVALATLLAAVGLALSRRRKAQEKKVVVAKQEVAALADPGIPAQPLHEEAGGQSVDTSNSVFNSNFAPSASQLDTNEVDPVAEADVYIAYGRDLQAEEILKEALRTHPERHAVRLKLMEIYATRKDTRAFEAQASELYGMTKGQGEDWAQAAALGRTIDPRNPLYAGGDAAIGGGYAAAAGAAAVAAGAAAYAAGEADRMSDFGSMLDERREARDAQAPDEGLDLDLASPPPARTDDVTADPLDFDFADDKPAAHAEQEPAANLMDFDFADERTATPASASALAPAPAPTVAESDGDHLLDFDLGGLADERPAAGTPQAQAAEEAAPDHLDLAFDASDTPPAAETATPSRLDELGMDFDLDLPGADQPAVQATAAAPAPADPLAELDLMDFDLPADVPPGQAAAQPAQEPTLGLDEQDFALPDLPQAEEAVTAAPPPEFDLSGIDLDLDEDKTAAPDPYATSAQAKAEAAAAEAEAIEAPTAEPMSALQMEMDTKLDLAIAYQEIGDKEGARELLDEVIRGGTDDQVARANQMLAQLG is encoded by the coding sequence ATGCCCGCACAAAAACGCTCCCGGATCGCCTCGTTCGCGCTGCACACCATGACTTGCGCCGTGCTCGGCACGGCACTGCTGGGCCCTGCGGCCGATGCGGCCGGCCTTGGCAAGCTGACGGTGCTGTCCGCGCTGGGCCAGCCGCTGCGGGCGGAGATCGAGCTGAGCGCCGTCACGCCGGAAGAAGCGGCCGACCTGACGGCGCGCTTGGCGCCGGCCGAGGCCTTCAAGGCCGCCAATATCGACTTCAATCCCGCGCTGCTGAACCTGCGCTTCGAGATCGAGCAGCGCGGCGGGCGGCACTTCATCCGCGTCACGTCCACCCAGCCCGTCAACGAGCCCTTCGTCGACATGCTGCTGGAGCTGACCTGGGCCAAGGGCCGCCTGGTGCGCGAATACACCTTCCTGCTCGATCCCGCCGAGATGCGCGCGACGCAGGCACCGCAGGTGGCAGCGCCGGTGGACGTCGCTCGCGGCGGCCAGGCCCGCCAGGGCACGACCACGCCGGGCAGCAGCACGGCCGCGCCAGCGCAGCCGGCGACACAGCCGGCGGCGCCGACGGCGCAGCAGCGCCGCGAGGAACAGAACCAGCCGGACGTGCGCGTCAAGCGCGGCGACACGCTGAGCGAGATCGCCACCGACATCAAGCCGGCCGGCGTCTCGCTGGACATGATGCTGGTAGCGCTGTTCCGCGCCAATCCGGAAGCGTTCAGCGGCAACAATATGAACCGGCTGAAGTCCGGCACGATCCTGTCTGTGCCGGGGGCGGACGCCGTGCGCAGCACCACCGCGCGCGAGGCCCGCCGCATCGTCGTCGCCCACGCGGCCGACTTCAATGCCTATCGCGAGCGCCTGGCCGGCCAGGTCGCCGCCAGCACGCCGACGAAGAAGCCGGAAGCGGCACAAAGCGCGACGGGCAAGATCACCACCAAGGTGGAGGAGCGCCCGACCGCCGTCAACGAGGCCAAGGACCAGCTGAAGCTGTCGAAGGCGGGCGAGGGCTCCGGCAAGAGCGGCGCCGCCGCTGCCGTGGAGGACAAGATCGCCAAGGACCAGCAGGTGGCCGATGCCGCCGCGCGCGTCAAGGAACTGGAGAAGAACGTCAGCGACCTGGAAAAGCTGATGACGGTGAAGAACGAGCCGGCCGCCGATGCGCAAGGCAAGGCCGCCGTGGCCCAGGCGGACAAGCCGGCCGCCGCGCCGCCGGTGCCGCCACCGGTCGACCTGACGCCGCAGGCGCCGGTCAAGGCACCGGTGACACCGCCGACCGTGCCTGCCAAGCCCGAGCCGGGCCTGATGGACACCGTGACGGAAAACATGCCGCTGATCGGCGTGGCGCTGGCCACCTTGCTGGCGGCCGTCGGCCTGGCCTTGTCGCGCCGCCGCAAGGCGCAGGAGAAGAAGGTCGTCGTCGCCAAGCAGGAAGTGGCGGCGCTGGCCGACCCAGGCATCCCGGCGCAGCCGCTGCACGAGGAGGCGGGCGGCCAGAGCGTCGACACCAGCAACAGCGTGTTCAATTCGAACTTCGCGCCGTCGGCGAGCCAGCTCGACACCAACGAGGTGGACCCGGTGGCGGAAGCGGATGTCTACATCGCCTACGGCCGCGACCTGCAGGCCGAGGAGATTCTGAAGGAAGCGCTGCGCACGCATCCCGAGCGTCACGCGGTGCGCCTGAAGCTGATGGAGATCTACGCGACGCGCAAGGATACGCGCGCGTTCGAAGCGCAGGCCAGCGAGCTGTATGGCATGACGAAGGGGCAGGGCGAGGACTGGGCCCAGGCGGCGGCACTGGGCCGCACGATCGACCCGCGCAATCCGCTGTACGCGGGCGGCGACGCTGCCATCGGCGGCGGGTATGCCGCGGCGGCCGGTGCGGCCGCGGTGGCGGCGGGCGCCGCGGCGTATGCGGCTGGCGAGGCGGACCGCATGTCCGACTTCGGCAGCATGCTGGACGAGCGGCGCGAGGCACGCGATGCCCAAGCGCCCGACGAAGGCCTGGACCTGGACCTGGCCAGCCCGCCGCCGGCCCGCACGGACGACGTCACGGCCGACCCACTCGATTTCGACTTCGCCGACGACAAGCCGGCCGCGCACGCGGAACAGGAACCGGCGGCCAACCTGATGGACTTCGACTTCGCCGACGAACGCACGGCGACTCCGGCCTCGGCCTCGGCCTTGGCCCCAGCGCCGGCGCCCACCGTGGCCGAAAGCGATGGCGATCACCTGCTCGACTTCGACCTGGGCGGCCTGGCGGACGAGCGTCCCGCGGCTGGTACGCCGCAGGCGCAGGCGGCCGAGGAAGCCGCGCCCGATCACCTCGACCTGGCGTTCGACGCCAGCGACACGCCACCGGCCGCCGAAACGGCCACGCCGTCCAGGCTGGACGAACTGGGCATGGATTTCGACCTGGACCTGCCGGGCGCGGACCAGCCCGCAGTGCAGGCAACAGCAGCGGCACCCGCTCCAGCCGATCCGCTGGCCGAACTGGACCTGATGGACTTCGACCTGCCGGCCGACGTGCCGCCGGGCCAGGCCGCGGCACAACCGGCGCAGGAGCCGACGCTGGGCCTGGACGAGCAGGACTTCGCGCTGCCCGACCTGCCGCAGGCCGAGGAAGCCGTGACGGCCGCGCCGCCGCCGGAGTTCGACCTGTCCGGCATCGACCTGGACCTGGACGAGGACAAGACGGCCGCGCCGGACCCGTATGCGACCTCCGCCCAGGCGAAAGCGGAAGCCGCCGCGGCCGAAGCCGAAGCCATCGAGGCGCCGACGGCCGAACCGATGTCGGCGCTGCAGATGGAGATGGACACCAAGCTGGACCTGGCCATCGCCTACCAGGAGATCGGCGACAAGGAAGGCGCGCGCGAGCTGCTCGACGAAGTCATCCGCGGTGGCACGGACGACCAGGTGGCACGCGCCAACCAGATGCTGGCGCAGCTGGGCTGA
- the leuD gene encoding 3-isopropylmalate dehydratase small subunit: protein MEKFTVYEGLVAPLDRPNVDTDAIIPKQFLKSIRRTGFGPNLFDEWRYLDHGEPGMDNERRPVNPDFVLNQPRYQGASILLTRKNFGCGSSREHAPWALEQYGFRAILAPSFADIFFNNCFKNGLLPVVLTEAQIDHLFDEVKAFPGYRLVVDLEQQVIRSQDGKISYPFQVDAFRKYCLMNGLDDIGLTLRHADSIRAFEERHLASQPWLANSI from the coding sequence ATGGAAAAATTCACAGTCTATGAAGGCCTCGTCGCTCCACTCGACCGTCCCAACGTCGATACCGATGCCATCATTCCCAAGCAATTCCTGAAGTCGATCCGCCGCACCGGTTTCGGCCCCAACCTGTTCGACGAGTGGCGCTACCTGGATCACGGCGAGCCGGGCATGGACAACGAGCGCCGCCCCGTCAATCCCGACTTCGTGCTGAACCAGCCGCGCTACCAGGGCGCCTCGATCCTCCTGACGCGCAAGAACTTCGGTTGCGGCTCCTCGCGCGAGCACGCGCCGTGGGCGCTGGAGCAGTACGGCTTTCGCGCGATCCTGGCGCCCAGTTTCGCCGACATCTTCTTCAACAACTGCTTCAAGAACGGCCTGTTGCCCGTCGTGCTCACCGAAGCGCAGATCGATCATCTGTTCGACGAAGTCAAGGCCTTCCCCGGCTACCGCCTGGTGGTGGACCTTGAGCAGCAAGTCATCCGCTCCCAGGACGGCAAGATCTCCTACCCCTTCCAGGTCGACGCCTTCCGTAAATACTGCCTGATGAATGGCCTCGACGACATCGGCCTGACCCTGCGTCATGCCGACAGCATCCGCGCCTTCGAGGAGCGTCATCTGGCAAGCCAGCCCTGGCTGGCCAACTCGATCTGA
- the leuB gene encoding 3-isopropylmalate dehydrogenase codes for MKIAILPGDGIGPEIVAQAVKVLNALDEQFELETAPVGGAGYEAAGHPLPEATLALAKAADAVLFGAVGDWKYDTLDRPLRPEQAILGLRKNLGLFANLRPAILYPELAGASTLKPEVVSGLDILIIRELTGDIYFGQPRGVRTCPDGPFQGQREGFDTMRYAEGEIRRIAHVAFQAAQKRGKRLTSVDKANVLETFQFWKDIVTDVHKEYPDVALDHMYVDNAAMQLVRAPKKFDVIVTGNMFGDILSDAAAMLTGSIGMLPSASLDANNKGLYEPSHGSAPDIAGKGIANPLATILSAAMMLRYSLGRAEQADRIEHAVKAVLAQGLRTPDIFEEGTTKVGTEQMGDAVVAALAK; via the coding sequence ATGAAAATCGCAATCCTGCCGGGCGACGGCATCGGCCCCGAGATCGTCGCCCAGGCCGTCAAGGTCCTGAACGCATTGGACGAACAGTTCGAACTCGAGACCGCGCCGGTCGGCGGCGCCGGCTACGAGGCCGCCGGCCACCCGCTGCCGGAAGCCACACTGGCGCTGGCCAAGGCCGCCGACGCCGTGCTGTTCGGCGCCGTGGGCGACTGGAAGTACGACACGCTGGACCGTCCGCTGCGTCCCGAGCAGGCCATCCTCGGCCTGCGCAAGAACCTCGGCCTGTTCGCCAACCTGCGTCCCGCCATCCTGTATCCGGAACTGGCCGGCGCCTCCACGCTGAAGCCCGAAGTGGTGTCGGGCCTGGACATCCTGATCATCCGCGAACTGACCGGCGACATCTATTTCGGCCAGCCGCGCGGCGTGCGCACATGCCCGGATGGCCCGTTCCAGGGCCAGCGCGAAGGCTTCGACACGATGCGCTACGCCGAAGGCGAGATCCGCCGCATCGCCCACGTGGCATTCCAGGCGGCGCAAAAGCGCGGCAAGCGCCTGACTTCCGTGGACAAGGCCAATGTGCTGGAGACGTTCCAGTTCTGGAAGGACATCGTCACCGATGTGCACAAGGAGTATCCGGACGTGGCGCTGGATCATATGTACGTCGACAACGCCGCCATGCAGCTGGTGCGGGCACCGAAGAAGTTCGACGTCATCGTCACCGGCAATATGTTCGGCGACATCCTGTCCGACGCCGCCGCCATGCTGACGGGCTCCATCGGCATGCTGCCATCGGCCTCGCTGGACGCGAACAACAAGGGCCTGTACGAGCCGTCGCACGGCTCGGCACCGGACATCGCCGGCAAGGGCATCGCCAATCCGCTGGCGACGATCCTGTCCGCCGCCATGATGCTGCGCTACTCGCTGGGCCGCGCCGAGCAGGCCGACCGCATCGAGCACGCCGTCAAGGCCGTGCTGGCACAGGGCCTGCGTACGCCGGACATCTTCGAAGAAGGCACCACCAAGGTGGGCACCGAGCAGATGGGCGACGCGGTGGTCGCCGCACTGGCGAAATAA
- the leuC gene encoding 3-isopropylmalate dehydratase large subunit: MMKTLYDKLWESHVVRTEEDGTAILYIDRHLLHEVTSPQAFDGLRAANRQPWRLSANLAVADHNVPTTDRSHGIADPVSRLQVETLDGNAKEYGLTYFNMNDKRQGIVHVIGPEQGATLPGMTVVCGDSHTSTHGAFGALAHGIGTSEVEHVLATQTLLAKKSKSMLVQVDGALPPGVTAKDIVLAVIGVIGTAGGTGYAIEFAGSAIRSLSMEGRMTVCNMAIEAGARAGMVAVDDTTIDYIKGRPFAPAGPHWDQAVAYWRTLHSDPGARFDMVVTLNAAEIKPQVTWGTSPEMVTSIDGRVPDPDHEKDPVKRDAMEKALTYMALKPNTPIEDIRIDKVFIGSCTNSRIEDLRAAAAVVRGKRRASNVRLAMVVPGSGLVKEQAEREGLDAIFKAAGFEWREPGCSMCLAMNADRLEPGERCASTSNRNFEGRQGQGGRTHLVSPAMAAAAGIAGHFVDVRAIR, encoded by the coding sequence ATCATGAAGACGCTTTACGACAAACTCTGGGAATCCCACGTGGTGCGGACGGAGGAAGACGGCACCGCCATCCTGTACATCGACCGCCACCTCCTGCACGAAGTCACCAGCCCGCAAGCCTTCGACGGCCTGCGCGCGGCCAACCGCCAGCCATGGCGCCTGTCCGCCAACCTGGCCGTGGCCGACCACAACGTGCCCACCACCGACCGCTCGCACGGCATCGCCGACCCGGTCTCCCGCCTGCAGGTCGAAACCCTGGACGGCAACGCGAAAGAGTACGGCCTGACGTACTTCAACATGAACGACAAGCGCCAGGGCATCGTCCACGTGATCGGCCCGGAGCAGGGCGCGACCCTGCCGGGCATGACGGTGGTGTGCGGCGACTCGCACACGTCGACCCACGGCGCCTTCGGCGCGCTGGCGCACGGCATCGGCACCTCCGAAGTGGAGCACGTGCTGGCCACGCAGACGCTGCTGGCGAAGAAATCGAAATCGATGTTGGTGCAGGTGGACGGCGCGCTGCCGCCGGGCGTCACCGCCAAGGACATCGTGCTGGCGGTGATCGGCGTCATCGGCACGGCCGGCGGTACCGGCTACGCGATCGAATTCGCCGGCTCGGCGATCCGTTCGCTGTCGATGGAAGGCCGCATGACGGTCTGTAACATGGCGATCGAGGCGGGCGCGCGCGCCGGCATGGTCGCCGTCGACGACACCACGATCGATTACATCAAGGGCCGTCCGTTCGCGCCCGCCGGCCCGCACTGGGACCAGGCCGTGGCCTACTGGCGCACCCTGCACAGCGACCCGGGCGCCAGGTTCGACATGGTGGTCACGCTCAACGCGGCCGAGATCAAGCCGCAGGTCACCTGGGGCACGTCGCCCGAGATGGTGACGTCGATCGACGGCCGCGTGCCCGATCCCGATCACGAAAAAGATCCGGTCAAGCGCGACGCGATGGAAAAGGCGCTGACCTATATGGCGTTGAAGCCGAACACGCCGATCGAGGACATCCGCATCGACAAGGTCTTCATCGGCTCGTGCACCAACTCGCGCATCGAGGACCTGCGCGCCGCGGCCGCCGTCGTGCGCGGCAAGCGGCGCGCGTCGAACGTGCGCCTGGCCATGGTGGTGCCGGGTTCGGGACTGGTCAAGGAGCAGGCCGAGCGCGAGGGGCTGGACGCCATCTTCAAGGCGGCCGGCTTCGAATGGCGCGAGCCGGGCTGCTCGATGTGCCTGGCGATGAACGCCGACCGGCTGGAGCCGGGCGAGCGCTGCGCCTCGACGTCGAACCGTAATTTCGAAGGCCGCCAGGGCCAGGGCGGGCGTACCCACCTGGTATCGCCTGCCATGGCGGCCGCCGCCGGTATCGCCGGCCATTTTGTCGACGTGCGCGCGATCCGCTGA
- a CDS encoding PEP-CTERM sorting domain-containing protein (PEP-CTERM proteins occur, often in large numbers, in the proteomes of bacteria that also encode an exosortase, a predicted intramembrane cysteine proteinase. The presence of a PEP-CTERM domain at a protein's C-terminus predicts cleavage within the sorting domain, followed by covalent anchoring to some some component of the (usually Gram-negative) cell surface. Many PEP-CTERM proteins exhibit an unusual sequence composition that includes large numbers of potential glycosylation sites. Expression of one such protein has been shown restore the ability of a bacterium to form floc, a type of biofilm.) → MKRFAALSLALAALSSGAVQAASSVATLSDYGFRLVDLNPYDGIAPSITFTSAEAHSYAGVAPIAGEGLMQYDHAWSTWYGDILAQASARNAKASGSVIDGEIISRGAVEGDGEFYANTHWGANFTLSAHTKLIFTGTASASYTGFGADYPKDYGSAYVYVSLLDNQFTGPYNQQVYYSSGVYSYTPVPVDTMNERVRLEFFNNGDTDLYGRFNVDVGAAGTIAPVPEPATYAMLVAGLLLTTAVARRRKQG, encoded by the coding sequence ATGAAACGCTTCGCTGCCCTTTCCCTTGCACTTGCCGCACTGTCCAGTGGCGCCGTCCAGGCCGCCAGTTCGGTTGCCACCCTGAGCGACTACGGCTTTCGCCTCGTCGACCTGAACCCCTACGACGGTATCGCACCCTCGATTACGTTCACGAGCGCAGAGGCGCACAGCTATGCAGGGGTGGCGCCGATCGCTGGTGAAGGCTTGATGCAATACGACCACGCTTGGTCGACTTGGTACGGCGACATTCTTGCCCAGGCGAGCGCGCGCAATGCCAAGGCATCCGGCAGCGTTATCGACGGCGAAATCATCTCGCGTGGTGCCGTCGAGGGCGACGGGGAGTTTTACGCGAACACCCACTGGGGGGCCAACTTTACGCTGAGCGCCCACACCAAGCTGATCTTCACTGGTACGGCCTCAGCCAGCTATACCGGCTTCGGTGCTGACTACCCAAAAGATTATGGCAGCGCCTACGTGTACGTGAGCTTGCTCGACAACCAGTTCACGGGACCCTATAACCAACAGGTCTATTACAGCAGTGGGGTCTACAGCTATACGCCTGTGCCGGTCGATACCATGAACGAGCGCGTGCGCCTCGAGTTTTTCAATAACGGCGATACCGACCTGTATGGCCGCTTCAATGTGGACGTCGGCGCGGCGGGTACGATCGCCCCGGTTCCGGAACCGGCGACCTACGCCATGCTGGTTGCCGGCCTCTTGTTGACGACCGCCGTGGCACGGCGCCGCAAGCAGGGCTGA
- a CDS encoding chemotaxis protein CheA produces the protein MDDMLKEFVVEAMDLAVNVEEHLLRLERDPDNKETLNAVFRSFHTIKGGAGFMNLGALVSACHLTENLFDALRTGAAPVTPLSIEAALMASGFVADQLAELNNGAAPESLPAMPPELDKILTDAIEGKVSSAKPAAAAPAAAPAAAPAAAPAPAAAAPVAAAAPSADGLDWEGMYEAVMPPGSVTRSAAPAPAAAPVAAAAPAPAQAAAPAPAAAPAAEAAGGKKWDGVERREEKAAHAAPAKEESIRIDAVKLDALLEVAGESVQAANQAAVLLERLQQFKFEGQAATLMSALTETLERASRYSTELQRATLATRMQPVGRLFQKFPRLVRELAKDLGKEVELVIEGAETEVDRVVVDSLYDPLVHMLRNALDHGVEGPDARVAAGKNPKATILLKAWQEANSVMIVLQDDGKGMDPMALRKKAAEKGLISPSANMTDDESYQLVFLPGFSTKEVASSVSGRGVGMDVVKTAVEKNRGAIHIESMLGKGTKFAIRLPIELSIVPTMLVSTSGALLALPMAVVQRVVELPETFMEVGGAPVLKDQGRPLPVRSLAGALGYELSPERVGIVINSPQPYILAVGAVDGTADLVIKPMTAIAVEGITGTARSAEGELVLVVGLSFLMDGCRGAVRMAA, from the coding sequence ATGGACGATATGCTTAAAGAGTTCGTCGTCGAGGCGATGGACCTGGCGGTCAACGTCGAGGAGCATCTGCTGCGCCTCGAACGCGACCCCGACAACAAAGAAACGCTGAACGCCGTGTTCCGCTCGTTCCACACGATCAAGGGCGGCGCCGGCTTCATGAACCTGGGCGCGCTGGTCTCGGCCTGCCACCTGACGGAAAACCTGTTCGACGCCCTGCGTACCGGCGCCGCGCCGGTGACGCCGCTGTCGATCGAGGCGGCGCTGATGGCGTCCGGCTTCGTGGCCGACCAGCTGGCGGAGCTGAACAACGGTGCCGCGCCGGAAAGCCTGCCGGCCATGCCGCCGGAACTGGACAAGATCCTGACGGATGCGATCGAAGGCAAGGTGTCGTCGGCCAAGCCGGCCGCCGCCGCGCCTGCCGCCGCCCCGGCCGCAGCCCCTGCCGCCGCGCCGGCACCTGCCGCCGCCGCGCCAGTGGCCGCTGCCGCGCCGTCCGCCGACGGCCTGGATTGGGAAGGCATGTACGAGGCCGTGATGCCGCCTGGCTCCGTGACCCGCTCGGCCGCGCCTGCGCCCGCGGCTGCTCCGGTTGCCGCTGCCGCGCCTGCTCCGGCGCAAGCTGCCGCCCCGGCCCCCGCCGCCGCGCCTGCCGCCGAAGCGGCTGGCGGCAAGAAGTGGGATGGCGTCGAGCGCCGCGAGGAAAAAGCCGCGCACGCCGCCCCGGCCAAGGAAGAAAGCATCCGTATCGACGCGGTCAAGCTGGACGCGTTGCTGGAAGTGGCTGGCGAATCGGTGCAGGCCGCCAACCAGGCCGCCGTGTTGCTGGAACGCCTGCAGCAGTTCAAGTTCGAAGGCCAGGCCGCCACCTTGATGTCGGCGCTGACCGAAACGCTGGAGCGCGCATCGCGTTACTCCACCGAGCTGCAGCGCGCCACGCTGGCGACCCGCATGCAGCCGGTCGGCCGCCTGTTCCAGAAGTTCCCGCGCCTGGTGCGCGAACTGGCGAAGGACCTTGGCAAGGAAGTCGAACTGGTCATCGAGGGTGCGGAAACGGAAGTGGACCGCGTCGTCGTCGACAGCCTGTACGACCCGCTGGTGCACATGCTGCGTAACGCGCTGGACCACGGCGTGGAAGGCCCGGACGCGCGTGTCGCCGCCGGCAAGAACCCGAAGGCGACCATTCTGCTGAAGGCATGGCAGGAAGCCAACAGCGTCATGATCGTGTTGCAGGACGACGGCAAGGGCATGGACCCGATGGCGCTGCGCAAGAAGGCCGCCGAGAAGGGCCTGATCTCGCCGTCCGCCAACATGACGGACGACGAGTCGTACCAGCTGGTGTTCCTGCCGGGCTTCTCGACCAAGGAAGTGGCTTCGTCCGTCTCCGGCCGCGGCGTCGGCATGGACGTGGTGAAGACCGCCGTCGAGAAGAACCGCGGCGCGATCCACATCGAATCGATGCTGGGCAAGGGCACCAAGTTTGCCATCCGCCTGCCGATCGAGCTGTCGATCGTGCCGACGATGCTGGTCTCCACGTCGGGCGCGCTGCTGGCGCTGCCGATGGCGGTGGTCCAGCGCGTGGTCGAGCTGCCGGAAACGTTCATGGAAGTGGGCGGCGCGCCGGTGCTGAAGGACCAGGGCCGTCCGCTGCCGGTGCGTTCGCTGGCCGGCGCGCTGGGTTACGAGCTGTCGCCGGAACGCGTTGGCATCGTCATCAATTCGCCGCAACCGTACATCCTGGCCGTGGGCGCCGTGGACGGCACCGCCGACCTCGTCATCAAGCCGATGACGGCGATTGCCGTGGAAGGTATCACGGGTACGGCCCGCTCCGCCGAAGGCGAGCTGGTGCTGGTCGTGGGCCTATCGTTCCTGATGGATGGTTGCAGGGGCGCGGTGCGCATGGCAGCATAA
- a CDS encoding entericidin A/B family lipoprotein, with protein MKTIFAIALTTLILTGCNTIAGIGKDVQKVGQVVEGAGRK; from the coding sequence ATGAAAACCATCTTCGCCATCGCCCTCACCACCCTCATCCTAACCGGCTGCAACACCATCGCCGGCATCGGCAAGGACGTGCAGAAGGTCGGCCAGGTCGTCGAAGGCGCCGGCAGAAAATAA
- the asd gene encoding aspartate-semialdehyde dehydrogenase, which yields MKLVGLVGWRGMVGSVLMQRMQEEGDFNHIEPVFFSTSNTGGKAPAMAKNETTLKDAMDIDELKRCEIIISCQGGDYTSAVFPQLRAAGWNGYWIDAASTLRMEKDAVIVLDPVNLNVIKDAMTKGVKNFIGGNCTVSCMLMGLGGLFKQDLVEWMTSMTYQAASGGGAQHMRELLTQFGTINGAVKGLLDNPASAILEIDRQVLATQHGLSAEETKQFGVPLAGNLIPWIDKDLNNGQSKEEWKGGAETNKILGRGADFGSSVIPVDGLCVRIGAMRCHSQALTIKLKKDVPLDEINDIIANDNQWVKFVPNTREASVRDLTPAAVTGSLTIPVGRVRKMSMGPEYISAFTVGDQLLWGAAEPLRRMLRIVLDK from the coding sequence ATGAAACTAGTAGGTCTGGTAGGTTGGCGCGGCATGGTCGGTTCGGTCCTGATGCAACGCATGCAGGAAGAGGGCGACTTCAATCACATCGAGCCGGTGTTCTTCTCGACGTCGAACACGGGCGGCAAGGCCCCGGCGATGGCGAAGAACGAAACCACGCTGAAGGATGCGATGGACATCGACGAGCTGAAACGCTGCGAGATCATCATCTCCTGCCAGGGCGGCGACTACACCAGCGCGGTGTTCCCGCAGCTGCGCGCGGCCGGCTGGAACGGCTACTGGATCGACGCCGCCTCCACGCTGCGCATGGAGAAGGACGCCGTGATCGTGCTGGACCCCGTCAACCTGAACGTCATCAAGGACGCGATGACGAAGGGCGTGAAGAATTTCATCGGCGGTAACTGCACCGTGTCGTGCATGCTGATGGGCCTGGGCGGCCTGTTCAAGCAGGACCTGGTCGAGTGGATGACGTCGATGACCTACCAGGCCGCTTCCGGCGGCGGCGCGCAGCACATGCGCGAGCTGCTGACGCAGTTCGGCACCATCAACGGCGCCGTCAAGGGCCTGCTGGACAACCCGGCTTCCGCGATCCTCGAGATCGACCGCCAGGTGCTGGCCACCCAGCACGGCCTGTCGGCTGAAGAAACCAAGCAGTTCGGCGTGCCGCTGGCCGGCAACCTGATCCCCTGGATCGACAAGGACCTGAACAACGGCCAGTCGAAGGAAGAGTGGAAGGGCGGCGCCGAGACCAACAAGATCCTGGGCCGCGGCGCCGATTTCGGCTCCTCGGTGATTCCGGTGGACGGCCTGTGCGTGCGCATCGGCGCGATGCGCTGCCACTCGCAGGCGCTGACGATCAAGCTGAAAAAAGACGTGCCGCTGGACGAGATCAACGACATCATCGCGAACGACAACCAGTGGGTGAAGTTCGTGCCGAACACGCGCGAAGCGTCGGTACGCGACCTGACGCCGGCCGCCGTCACCGGCAGCCTGACGATCCCGGTGGGCCGCGTGCGCAAGATGTCGATGGGCCCGGAATACATCTCCGCGTTCACGGTGGGCGACCAGCTGCTGTGGGGCGCCGCCGAACCGCTGCGCCGCATGCTGCGCATCGTGCTGGACAAGTAA